In one Diabrotica virgifera virgifera chromosome 7, PGI_DIABVI_V3a genomic region, the following are encoded:
- the LOC126888242 gene encoding uncharacterized protein LOC126888242: MQKLVAIILLCCVLKYAWSWSNVACDDTLDPGDLIYQKDVREGIFQSVTLRAPETGEFERNISCVMALDFGASNTMPRFSEGGRDYRYVVINLRPDLMESLNYSVKVYIERAHVEGSD, from the exons ATGCAAAAACTAGTTGCAATAATTCTTCTTTGCTGTGTTTTGAAATACGCTTGGAGTTGGAGCAATGTAGCCTGTGATGATACTCTAGACCC TGGTGACTTGATTTACCAGAAAGATGTTAGAGAAGGTATTTTTCAATCAGTAACACTAAGAGCACCTGAGACGGGTGAATTCGAAAGAAATATTAGCTGCGTTATG gCTTTAGATTTCGGAGCAAGCAACACTATGCCACGTTTCTCAGAAGGTGGACGTGATTATCGTtatgtggttataaatttaagACCTGATCTTATGGAAAGTCTAAACTACAGCGTGAAAGTTTATATAGAAAGAGCTCATGTAGAAGGTTCAGATTAG
- the LOC114325740 gene encoding uncharacterized protein LOC114325740, with the protein MVKYLVIGIFISFSFILNKYVYCANIPICLNPKEQGTLVADLQIEKNMFDSIYVRLPESGFLDAAISCIKIYDIGNSFAVPVINDGGLGFPYVEISIEHRIPKELKYRIQVFKESH; encoded by the exons ATGGTGAAATATTTAGTGATAGGTATTTTTATATCGTTTAGTTTTATACTCAATAAATATGTTTATTGTGCAAATATACCAATATGTCTGAATCCCAAGGAACA gggAACTCTAGTTGCAGATCTgcagattgaaaaaaatatgtttgactCAATTTATGTTCGACTACCAGAAAGCGGTTTTCTTGATGCTGCCATATCATGCATAAAG ataTACGATATAGGAAATAGTTTCGCTGTACCTGTTATAAATGATGGCGGTCTTGGATTCCCATATGTAGAAATCTCTATAGAACACCGAATTCCAAAGGAACTAAAATATAGGATACAAGTGTTTAAAGAATCGCATTGA